The Bdellovibrionales bacterium genome contains the following window.
GTATTTTGGTGGGCTATTCTCTTGGGGGGCGTTTGGCACTCCATGCCCTTCAAGCGGATTCAGCGCTGTATGAAAAAGCCATTTTCGTTTCAGCAAACCCGGGTCTTCAGCGCGACAAAGATAAAGAAGATCGTGCGCAGATGGATCTCAGTTGGTCACAGAAATTTTTAGAAATGCCGTGGGCCGCCCTCATGAAAGAGTGGGGCTCACAAGCGGTTTTTAAAGACAGCCTTTCGGAACCTCAGCGTTCAGAGGCTGCCTACAGCCGGGCCCTTTTATCCCAGTCGCTTTTGCAGTGGTCGCTGGCTCAACAGGGGGACTTCCGGAATTTGATTGCCGGCCTCAGCGAAAAAATTCTCTGGGTTGCGGGCGAAAAGGACATTAAGTTTGCGAGCATCTCGATGGACCTCAAGAAACGGTCGCCGGCGCTGGAATCGCTTCTATTGCCGAAGGCTTCGCACCGGGTGATGTTTGACCAGCCCCATGAGCTTGCTCAAGCCATGATTCAGTTCATAGAGTGATCAAAGTTTTGACAACCCTGTAGGGTCTTCATGGCCCATTTTTGCCATCTTTCGGGCCCTCACAGAATCGACTAGAATACTGTAACTTTGGAGAGGTTCCCACTGTGACAGTACGGACACTTATCACATTCTTAGTTCTGCAGCTGGCTTTGGTGGCCTGCACTTCCAAGAAGTGGGACCAGCCCGATGCCCAGCTTCAACATGAAGACGCCATCGTCGGCGGTTACGAAGTCACTCCTGAAAATCCAGAAGCCGCTTATGTCGTCATGATCTATGGTGAAAAGGCCAATGGTCAGTCGTATGTTTGTACCGGGACTTTCATTTCAGACTCGGTGATCTTAACCGCGGCTCATTGTCTGTCAGACCGACTTGAGTTGATGTCTGTGTTCTTTGGCGTAAAACCGTTTGAAGTGGATGCGACGACTCTGACGTTAACTGATATGAAAGCCTATGGTGCTGATTTGGAAGATTATAAGCCGGATGAGCGCGAAGATATGGCTCTCATCGCGTTCAGTGGCGGGCTCCCAAAAGGCGCGAAGATCGCTGAGCTTCCTGAAGCCGTCGATGGGCTCGAAAAAGCCGGCAACCTGCTGGCTCTTGGTTATGGCCGCACGGATGGCCTCGGTGACTCCGAGACCATGGGCCAAGATATCGGCATTCTTCGTGAGGTTTTGTTGAGACAAAAGAATGTTCTCATCAAAGAAAACGATTTTACCGTGAGCCAGACCGATAAGCGCGGAGTTTGTTACGGAGACTCTGGCGGTCCTGCGTTCGCGGTTTCAAATCACGGTAAGTCCGTGCGCGTGGTCGGTGTTGCTTCTGGAGTTTTTGGCTCCAACGGCAGCGGTGTCAAAACGGATGAGTGTCAGGGAAGTTCCATCTATATGAGAACGAATCATTACCTCGAATGGATTACGGGATACGTGGCCAAACAAGGAACGAAATAGACCTCGGCCATTGTCGTGATTGAGGTTGAGCCATCTTGGAGGCCCTCAGAGCAAGTGCTTTAATGAAACAGAAGCACTAATGCTTAGAGGTGAATGTGAAAAAGCGCTCCGTATCCCTGCTGCTTGTAGGAAGTCTCCTTTCCAGTCTAACAGTTCATGCAAAACCAACAGAAAAAAGAAAGCCCGATGCGATGGTGGATCGTCCGCCTCAGTTTGTCTTGCTGGCTTTTGACGGATCAAAAGATATCAGTTTCTGGGATGAGTCGATGGCGGCTGCTGAAGGCATTCCGACGATCGATAGCACTCGTAAAGTGCGTTTCACCTACTTCGTAAATCCGACTTATTATTTGGGCCCTGAGAATAAGAAGACTTATAAAACTCCTTATCTCGGCCCGGGCCATAGCTGTATCGGTTGGTCCAACGCGACGGGCGATATTCCGGCGCGTATTGCTCGCACCAATAAAGCTTTTGAAACAGGTCACGAAATCGGTTCCCACGCAAATGCTCACTGTGACCAATCTGGTAAAGACTCTGCCGATCCAATGTTCGGTCATCCTTGGGACGAAAGCGCTTGGAACTCAGAGTTTGATCAGTTCAACTACTTGCTCTTCAATGCTTTCCAGATCAACGGTGTGAAGCCGCTAACTCCGGGCAAGCTTGGTAACGGGTTCTCATTCGGGCAAGACGAAATTGTTGGTTTCCGTGCACCGAAATTGGCGGTGACTGCGGGTCTTTGGCCGACGCTCGCGAAGTTCAAATTCCGCTATGATACTTCAAGAACAAGTTCTCCTGACTACTGGCCACAAAAACAAACTTGGGGCGGGTGGAATTTCCCTCTAGCTCAAATCAAGATCGCAGGAACGAATAAGAAAACTCTTTCAATGGATTACAACTGGCTCTTCTATCACTCTGGTGGCCAAACAAAACCGGGAATTACTCCGGCGGAAGCTCAGAAGATGACGGACCAGATGCTCGATAGTTATAAGTACTATTTCAAAACGAACTACTTCGGTAACCGTGCGCCGGTTCATATCGGTCACCACTTCTCGAAGTGGAATCTGGGCGCATACTGGACAGCCATGCAAGCGTTTGCGAAGTTCGTTTGTAATAAACCGGAAGTGCGCTGTGTGACTTATAAAGAATATGCGAACTGGCTTGATTCTTTGTCTCCGGCAACTTTGGAGTCTTACCGCCAAGGTCAGTTTGACCGTTTGAAAGACGATAAAACAATTAAAGACATCGCAACTCCGATCTTAGCGGATGTTCGCGTAGAGTCTGATGCAAATCACTTCTCAGCAGTTGTTGCCGATGCTGATAAGATGAAAGTCAAAGCTCTCGGTTGGAAGCCTCAGTTGCAAATCAACTTCGTGAATCAGCCGGATATGAAAGTGGATCGCGCTGCTTTGATGGAGCAATATAAAGGCAAAAACATCATGGTGCGTGCGACTCTCGTGAACCGTTCGGGCAACGAGATGAACTGGCAGACGTATAAAGTGAATAACTTCGGAACTCCGCAAGAAACTACGGTGGGACCTCTCGAGGATAAATTGCTCGAAGGGGAAGGTGCTGAAGCTCACGACGGCGAGTAATTTCGAGATCAAAATTCGCACATAAAAAAAGGCCTGCTTATTACAGCAGGCCTTTTGTTTTTTTGAATATTGATAAAGACTAGAGGCTTTTCTTAACAAGCTCCATCCACGTAATGAACAGAGTTGCATTGGTGTAGATCACGCTCTTGTTGCAGAGGTTATCGACATCGTCTTTTGATGAGTGATTCGTGATACCCCAAAGGTAGTAGCTGCCGACACCTTGCTTATTCTTAAGGTAAACGAACGCGGGACCGCCGGAATCGCCGTGGCACGCACCCGTACCTTTGCTTTGATCGAGTAACAATTCTGTCGGACTGAACTTCGGATCGCTGATCTGCAAAGTCGTAAAGCGCAGCATGCCCGCACCTGTTTGAGTGGTCGCATTGTCGATGCCATAACCCAAAATGATCGCTGTCGTGCCTTTTTGCAGAACGGAATCATCTTCGAGGAACTTCACGGCTTCATAACCTTTTGGCAAACCATTACCGTCGAATTTAATCACGGCGATGTCGCTGGTGTTCTTATCTTCGTTTTGGCGAAGCTCCCAGTAAGGAGAAACTTTCGCTTTTAAGACTTGGCGGCGTTCTGTGTTCTTATTTGGTTTTGCCGCGAAGAACACATACATGTTTTCAGGATTGTCGACATCAATGCAGTGAGCAGCCGTGACTGCGAAATTTCCACCGATCAAAGCCGCTGAGCAGACTTCACGTGTGAGGGCATTGACCAGCAATACAACATTGCGAGAAAGATCTGAACCATCGGCGACGTTTTGGCCACCGATAATGCCGGTCTGGTGAGTTGTGGTTTTAGTGTCTGTGGCGTTGAATGAGGACTCTTTCGTTGGCGTACAAGCCGCCAATGAAAGGCCGAGTGTCAGACTAGTCAGAGCTGCGAACTTGTTAAAACCCCTCATGGCGATCCCCATTAATACCCCTCAAAACGCCCCACTTTATGCAAAGCGTTACGAGAGTTTCGCCGATCTTAGGGCTTTTCTCAATAGTAATGTAAAGGCCCGTAAAAACAGGCCTTTTTAGCATGAAACCTAGTAAACTTTACAAGCGTCCGAGAACTCCACTAGGGTGCTGCGGGTGCCGGGCTCCGCGGCCGCGTGGCCTGCGTCTGGAGTCATTATTAGCTTCGCTTCCGGCCATGCTTTATGCAGGTCCCAAGCGCTTCGGGCAGGGCAGACGACGTCGTAGCGGCCTTGCACGATAAAGCCCGGGATGTGGCGGATTTTATGGACGTTTTCGAGGATCCAGTTGTTGGTATCAAAGAACGCATTGTTGATGAAGTAGTGGCACTCAATGCGGGCAAAACTCATCGCATGATCAGGGTCATCGAACTCATCAATGGCCTCGCGGCTAACTATCAGTCGAGACGTCGCGGCCTCCCACTTACTCCAGGCTTTGGCGGCCTCTAAACGGACGTTGTAATTAGTATCTGTCAAACGTTTGTAGTACGCCTTGACGAGGTCATTTTGCTCTTCTTTTGGGATGGGTTTGAGGTATTCGTCCCAGATATCCGGGAAGATTTGCGAAGCACCTTCTTGGTAGAACCAGTGAATTTCTGAAGGACGGCAGAGGAAGATGCCTCTTAAGATGAGGGCAGACACGCGTTCTGTGTGCTTGATCGCATAGGTCAGCGCCAGGGTGGAGCCCCA
Protein-coding sequences here:
- a CDS encoding alpha/beta fold hydrolase encodes the protein MGTGLEKVAPKIKIICLHGFLGLPADWDLVKSYFMISPLAHQFEWWNVDYMNTPGLDPSNDFATWARNFNAKVRQQFPEGPRILVGYSLGGRLALHALQADSALYEKAIFVSANPGLQRDKDKEDRAQMDLSWSQKFLEMPWAALMKEWGSQAVFKDSLSEPQRSEAAYSRALLSQSLLQWSLAQQGDFRNLIAGLSEKILWVAGEKDIKFASISMDLKKRSPALESLLLPKASHRVMFDQPHELAQAMIQFIE
- a CDS encoding S1 family peptidase, yielding MTVRTLITFLVLQLALVACTSKKWDQPDAQLQHEDAIVGGYEVTPENPEAAYVVMIYGEKANGQSYVCTGTFISDSVILTAAHCLSDRLELMSVFFGVKPFEVDATTLTLTDMKAYGADLEDYKPDEREDMALIAFSGGLPKGAKIAELPEAVDGLEKAGNLLALGYGRTDGLGDSETMGQDIGILREVLLRQKNVLIKENDFTVSQTDKRGVCYGDSGGPAFAVSNHGKSVRVVGVASGVFGSNGSGVKTDECQGSSIYMRTNHYLEWITGYVAKQGTK
- a CDS encoding trypsin-like serine protease; this encodes MRGFNKFAALTSLTLGLSLAACTPTKESSFNATDTKTTTHQTGIIGGQNVADGSDLSRNVVLLVNALTREVCSAALIGGNFAVTAAHCIDVDNPENMYVFFAAKPNKNTERRQVLKAKVSPYWELRQNEDKNTSDIAVIKFDGNGLPKGYEAVKFLEDDSVLQKGTTAIILGYGIDNATTQTGAGMLRFTTLQISDPKFSPTELLLDQSKGTGACHGDSGGPAFVYLKNKQGVGSYYLWGITNHSSKDDVDNLCNKSVIYTNATLFITWMELVKKSL
- the pip gene encoding prolyl aminopeptidase yields the protein MALRDYYPEIEPYETGRLRVSEIHELYYEQVGNPKGKPVVFLHGGPGGGIHPDHRRFFDPNHYRIILFDQRGSGKSTPIAELRENDTWNLVKDIETLRTKLGIEKWVVFGGSWGSTLALTYAIKHTERVSALILRGIFLCRPSEIHWFYQEGASQIFPDIWDEYLKPIPKEEQNDLVKAYYKRLTDTNYNVRLEAAKAWSKWEAATSRLIVSREAIDEFDDPDHAMSFARIECHYFINNAFFDTNNWILENVHKIRHIPGFIVQGRYDVVCPARSAWDLHKAWPEAKLIMTPDAGHAAAEPGTRSTLVEFSDACKVY